From the genome of Clostridium sp. BNL1100, one region includes:
- a CDS encoding 4Fe-4S dicluster domain-containing protein: MKKIYVNEDRCLGCHLCEYYCAFAHSGKKDMVKAFSGDSKPQPRLTIEEGDSINFAVSCRHCETPLCVKSCITGAMQKDEDGRVFVDESRCVGCYTCILVCPYGSVIPGKEKAIKKCDLCIESGKPACAENCPNLAIVYEERG; encoded by the coding sequence ATGAAAAAGATATATGTAAATGAGGACAGATGTTTGGGGTGTCACCTTTGCGAATACTATTGTGCGTTTGCACATAGCGGAAAGAAAGATATGGTAAAGGCTTTTTCAGGAGATTCAAAGCCACAGCCACGCTTGACAATAGAAGAGGGAGACAGCATTAATTTTGCCGTATCCTGCAGACATTGTGAAACACCTTTGTGTGTGAAATCATGTATTACCGGAGCAATGCAGAAGGATGAAGACGGAAGAGTATTTGTTGACGAGTCAAGGTGCGTGGGATGCTACACATGTATTCTTGTTTGTCCTTATGGTTCGGTTATACCCGGAAAAGAAAAGGCCATTAAAAAATGTGACCTTTGTATTGAAAGTGGAAAACCGGCTTGTGCAGAAAACTGCCCGAATTTAGCTATTGTATATGAGGAAAGGGGTTGA
- a CDS encoding FAD-dependent oxidoreductase, which produces MKYVIIGNSAAAIGCISGIRTVDGESSITLISDEPHFTYSRPLISYWLKGKVTDDKMYYRSSDFYEKNNCTAILGKKAEKIDTDAKKVVLEDGSTVEYDKLLVATGSSPFVPPVEGMNDAKNAFTFLNWDSAKAVKESVNKDSKVVIMGAGLIGLKAAEGLHEVCDDITVVDLADRVLPSILDAEGAGMVQKHIEKEGIKFLLNDAASAVKENTIVLKSGKELAYDVLIVAVGVRPNTGLVKDAGGEVNRGIVTDSRQETSLPDVYSAGDCTESLDICTGQSKILALLPNAYFQGETAGINMAGGNQTFDTAMPMNAIGFFGLHMLTAGAMEGECFEEIDENNYKRMFFSDGLLKGFILIGEIDRAGIYTSLIREKTPMDQIDSNLLKVNPQLMVFDKNARMQKLAGGK; this is translated from the coding sequence GTGAAGTATGTGATTATTGGAAATTCAGCCGCTGCAATCGGTTGTATCAGCGGAATCCGTACTGTAGACGGGGAATCATCAATTACTTTGATATCGGATGAACCACATTTTACTTACTCCCGCCCGCTTATATCCTATTGGTTGAAGGGCAAAGTAACTGATGACAAGATGTATTACAGAAGCAGTGACTTTTATGAAAAAAACAATTGTACTGCCATTTTAGGAAAGAAGGCAGAAAAAATAGATACAGATGCAAAGAAGGTTGTACTTGAGGATGGAAGTACTGTTGAATACGACAAGTTGTTGGTAGCCACAGGCTCATCACCGTTTGTACCTCCTGTTGAAGGCATGAATGATGCTAAAAACGCTTTTACTTTTCTGAATTGGGATAGCGCTAAGGCTGTAAAGGAATCGGTAAATAAGGATTCAAAGGTTGTAATTATGGGTGCGGGTCTTATCGGATTAAAGGCGGCAGAAGGACTTCATGAAGTATGCGATGATATTACCGTTGTTGACCTTGCTGACAGAGTTCTTCCAAGTATTCTTGATGCAGAAGGTGCCGGTATGGTGCAGAAGCATATAGAAAAAGAAGGTATTAAGTTCCTGCTTAATGATGCTGCATCGGCAGTAAAAGAAAACACAATAGTACTTAAATCAGGTAAGGAATTGGCATATGACGTACTGATAGTAGCAGTTGGTGTAAGGCCAAACACCGGATTGGTCAAGGATGCCGGAGGAGAAGTGAACAGGGGAATTGTCACAGATAGCCGTCAGGAAACATCACTCCCTGATGTATATTCCGCCGGGGACTGTACTGAGAGTTTGGATATTTGTACAGGACAGAGCAAGATACTTGCACTTCTGCCAAACGCTTATTTCCAGGGTGAAACAGCCGGAATAAATATGGCTGGCGGTAATCAAACCTTTGATACTGCAATGCCCATGAATGCCATAGGTTTCTTCGGTCTCCACATGTTGACTGCTGGAGCTATGGAAGGTGAATGTTTCGAAGAAATTGATGAAAATAACTACAAGAGAATGTTCTTCTCAGACGGGCTACTAAAAGGATTTATACTTATAGGGGAAATAGACAGAGCTGGAATATATACTTCACTTATCCGAGAAAAAACCCCAATGGATCAGATTGACAGCAATTTATTAAAAGTGAATCCTCAGCTTATGGTATTTGATAAAAATGCTAGGATGCAGAAATTGGCGGGAGGGAAGTAA
- a CDS encoding glutamate synthase, with protein sequence MKITVGDTYYTEINEQIRNTADTDIVLDKVYGQRYIGCGIKGKTITINGTPGNALGSYMDGADVIVNGNAQDATGDTMNDGSIIIHGNCGDTTGYGMRGGKILIKGNAGYRVGIHMKEYKEQKPIVVVGGKTGDFLGEYQAGGIIIVLGIGVDGIPVGNFCGTGMHGGAIYLRCNDIPDGLPPQVSATSVTEEDKKQIDGIVEDFCNSFGYDKKDILKSNFIKLTANTKNPYKQLYTHN encoded by the coding sequence ATGAAGATTACAGTTGGTGATACTTACTATACCGAAATCAATGAACAGATAAGAAATACCGCTGATACAGATATAGTACTCGACAAGGTATATGGACAAAGATATATAGGTTGTGGAATTAAGGGAAAGACTATAACCATAAACGGTACCCCCGGAAATGCACTGGGCTCATATATGGATGGCGCTGATGTAATAGTAAATGGAAATGCCCAGGATGCTACAGGGGATACAATGAATGACGGATCAATAATAATCCACGGTAACTGCGGTGATACTACAGGTTACGGTATGCGCGGCGGTAAAATCCTTATAAAGGGAAATGCCGGCTACCGTGTAGGAATACACATGAAAGAGTATAAGGAACAAAAACCTATTGTGGTGGTTGGAGGTAAAACCGGCGACTTTTTAGGCGAATATCAGGCAGGTGGAATAATTATTGTACTTGGAATAGGTGTGGATGGAATTCCGGTGGGTAATTTTTGTGGTACTGGAATGCACGGTGGCGCCATATACTTGAGATGTAATGATATCCCCGATGGACTTCCTCCTCAGGTTTCAGCAACCTCTGTAACGGAAGAGGACAAAAAGCAGATTGACGGCATAGTGGAGGATTTCTGCAATAGTTTCGGATATGATAAAAAGGATATATTAAAATCAAATTTTATAAAGCTGACTGCAAATACGAAAAATCCATATAAACAGCTATATACACATAATTAA
- the glnA gene encoding type I glutamate--ammonia ligase, whose product MATKNDVLKFIDQNDVKFIRLQFSDIFGRMKNIAINSQLLEKALDEGVIFDASAIAGFSEVESSDMLLFPDLNTFSVIPWRPQHGKVARFICDIKNYDGSQFMGDPRYVLKRSAEKAKKQGYTFNIGPECEFFLFHIDAEGRPTTKTHDSAGYFDMAPTDLGENCRREICMVLEDMGFETEASHHENAAGQHEVDFRYSDVMTAADRIMTFRTVVKIVAQRNGLHATFMPKPIFNDYGSGMHINMSLFKDGKNLFNAGENSMDISDTAKMFAAGVLEHVKGFTAVANPLVNSYKRFVPGFEAPIHIAWSHMNRSPLLRIPAPKGEATRIELRSPDPSCNPYLTLALILEAGLDGLQKKMEIPEPVEINTYNLTPEQEKELKIQRLPSNLYLALEEMKKDTYIREVLGEHIYSKYISAKELEWTKYNSTVHPWEIDNYLTAY is encoded by the coding sequence ATGGCTACTAAGAATGATGTTTTGAAATTTATAGATCAAAATGACGTAAAGTTTATCAGACTGCAGTTTTCAGATATATTCGGCAGGATGAAAAACATTGCTATAAATTCACAACTACTCGAGAAAGCTCTTGATGAGGGAGTAATTTTTGACGCATCAGCCATTGCGGGATTTTCCGAGGTGGAATCGTCAGATATGCTGCTGTTTCCGGATCTCAATACATTTTCCGTTATTCCCTGGAGACCGCAGCATGGTAAAGTCGCAAGATTTATATGCGATATTAAGAATTATGATGGCTCCCAGTTTATGGGAGACCCCAGATATGTTCTGAAAAGATCAGCAGAAAAGGCAAAAAAACAAGGTTATACCTTCAATATAGGACCTGAGTGTGAATTTTTCCTGTTCCATATAGACGCTGAAGGCAGGCCTACAACAAAAACACATGATTCAGCAGGCTATTTTGATATGGCTCCTACTGATCTGGGTGAAAATTGCAGAAGAGAAATTTGCATGGTGCTTGAAGATATGGGTTTTGAAACAGAGGCATCACATCACGAAAATGCAGCCGGACAGCATGAGGTTGATTTCAGGTACAGCGATGTTATGACTGCTGCCGATAGAATAATGACATTCAGGACAGTAGTAAAGATTGTTGCACAAAGAAACGGACTGCATGCAACTTTTATGCCAAAACCAATTTTTAACGACTATGGCTCCGGCATGCACATAAACATGTCTCTGTTTAAAGACGGCAAGAATCTTTTTAATGCAGGTGAAAACAGTATGGATATATCCGACACTGCAAAAATGTTTGCGGCCGGTGTACTAGAACATGTCAAGGGTTTCACTGCGGTTGCAAACCCTCTGGTTAACTCATATAAGAGGTTTGTACCGGGCTTTGAGGCTCCTATTCACATTGCATGGTCTCATATGAACAGAAGCCCTCTTTTAAGAATCCCGGCACCAAAAGGCGAAGCAACCAGAATAGAATTAAGGAGTCCTGACCCATCCTGCAATCCGTACCTCACATTGGCATTGATTCTGGAAGCTGGATTGGATGGATTGCAAAAGAAAATGGAAATACCTGAACCTGTTGAGATTAATACTTATAATCTTACACCTGAACAAGAGAAAGAGCTGAAGATACAAAGGCTTCCCTCTAATTTATACTTAGCGTTGGAAGAAATGAAGAAGGATACTTATATCAGGGAGGTTTTAGGAGAACACATATATTCAAAGTATATATCAGCTAAAGAACTGGAATGGACTAAATACAACAGCACAGTTCATCCTTGGGAGATAGATAATTACCTTACTGCATATTAA
- a CDS encoding ANTAR domain-containing protein, with the protein MSAGGILIVCSKPELIKEIRALMLQQGYSSAEYSLSASAARRKLDFFEPELILVNSPLQDELGIDFILDIADNTDAGIIVLAKHEHLEDMQYRLEKVGALILPKPINKMTLLQTARFAAQSRKSLMGLKTINEDLEKKMKDRKIIEKAKWILVEKMNMTEPQAHRYIQKRAMDTRTSQLKVAEEIIQSF; encoded by the coding sequence ATGAGTGCAGGAGGGATTCTTATAGTATGCAGTAAGCCTGAGTTAATTAAAGAAATCAGAGCCCTCATGCTGCAACAGGGATATTCGTCGGCGGAATACTCGTTATCGGCAAGTGCTGCCAGACGTAAACTCGATTTTTTTGAACCTGAACTGATATTGGTTAATTCACCTTTACAGGATGAACTTGGAATTGATTTTATTTTGGATATTGCAGACAATACGGATGCAGGAATAATAGTATTGGCAAAGCATGAGCATCTGGAGGATATGCAATATAGACTTGAAAAAGTAGGAGCATTGATACTGCCTAAGCCCATAAACAAAATGACTTTATTACAAACGGCCAGATTTGCTGCTCAATCCCGTAAATCACTTATGGGATTAAAGACTATAAACGAAGATCTGGAAAAAAAGATGAAGGATCGTAAGATTATAGAAAAAGCCAAATGGATTCTTGTTGAAAAGATGAATATGACTGAACCACAAGCACATAGGTATATTCAAAAGCGAGCAATGGATACAAGAACATCGCAGTTAAAGGTAGCTGAGGAAATTATTCAGAGCTTTTAA
- a CDS encoding ammonium transporter → MGNVNTGDTAFMLVSTALVFFMTPGLALFYGGMVKRKNVLSTIMASFFIAGLASVLWVAVGYSLSFGKDIGGIIGNLDWAFFRNVSGQPNADYAGTIPHTLFAAFQMMFAIITPALITGALVERMKFSSLVLFIGLWSLIVYYPMAHMMWGMGGLLRNLGAIDFAGGNVVHISSGISGLVAAIILGKRKGYGMTSHQPHNIPLVFIGAAVLWFGWFGFNAGSALGSGELAVHALMTTNTSAAMALISWMLVEKITRGKPTMLGAATGAVVGLVAITPGAGFVPIWASLIIGAVVSPICYFAMSIIKPRFGYDDALDAFGCHGIGGIWGGIATGLFAKTSINSAAQWDGLVFGDTRLFVAQIISVAVTIAFAVVGTAVIMFVVKVIMKEIRVAPREESEGLDITQHGESAYPSFTGMD, encoded by the coding sequence ATGGGAAATGTTAACACTGGCGATACAGCCTTTATGTTGGTGTCAACGGCTTTGGTATTCTTTATGACACCGGGTTTAGCACTCTTTTACGGAGGAATGGTAAAAAGGAAAAATGTATTAAGTACTATAATGGCATCTTTTTTTATTGCAGGTCTTGCATCGGTACTCTGGGTAGCGGTGGGCTATTCTCTGTCATTTGGAAAGGATATCGGTGGAATAATAGGAAATCTGGACTGGGCCTTTTTCAGAAATGTATCAGGACAGCCGAATGCTGATTATGCAGGGACTATACCGCATACTTTATTTGCAGCTTTTCAGATGATGTTTGCAATAATAACACCGGCACTGATTACAGGTGCTTTAGTCGAAAGAATGAAATTTTCATCACTGGTTCTTTTTATAGGATTGTGGTCATTAATCGTATATTACCCAATGGCTCATATGATGTGGGGCATGGGTGGTCTGCTTAGAAATCTTGGAGCTATTGACTTTGCCGGAGGCAACGTAGTTCACATAAGTTCCGGTATATCAGGTTTGGTGGCAGCAATTATACTGGGTAAGAGAAAAGGCTATGGAATGACCTCTCATCAGCCCCACAATATACCTTTAGTATTTATCGGTGCAGCTGTGCTCTGGTTCGGCTGGTTTGGTTTTAATGCAGGAAGTGCATTAGGCAGTGGGGAATTGGCGGTTCATGCATTGATGACTACAAATACATCTGCTGCAATGGCACTCATTTCGTGGATGCTGGTTGAGAAAATTACCAGAGGAAAACCTACTATGCTGGGTGCAGCCACCGGAGCAGTAGTTGGCCTTGTGGCAATAACACCGGGAGCAGGTTTTGTACCTATCTGGGCATCCCTTATAATAGGAGCAGTTGTAAGCCCTATCTGTTACTTTGCAATGAGTATTATAAAACCAAGATTCGGATATGATGACGCACTTGATGCTTTTGGCTGTCATGGAATCGGCGGTATATGGGGTGGTATCGCAACGGGGTTGTTTGCCAAAACTTCTATAAATTCAGCAGCACAATGGGATGGTCTCGTATTTGGCGACACAAGGTTGTTTGTAGCCCAGATAATAAGTGTAGCAGTAACAATAGCTTTTGCCGTAGTAGGAACAGCAGTTATTATGTTTGTAGTTAAAGTAATTATGAAGGAAATCAGAGTTGCTCCCAGAGAAGAGTCTGAGGGTCTTGACATAACACAGCATGGAGAATCTGCATATCCTTCTTTTACGGGAATGGATTAA
- a CDS encoding P-II family nitrogen regulator: protein MKKIEAIIRPSKLEELKEALLAIDIDGITITQVMGAGKQMGWKEFYRGTEVSLNVLPKVKLELVAADEKVELIAETIIQYSQTGEVGDGKIFIFDLADCIRIRTRERGEKAL, encoded by the coding sequence ATGAAAAAAATAGAGGCAATTATCCGGCCGTCAAAACTTGAAGAACTAAAGGAAGCACTTCTGGCAATTGATATAGACGGAATCACCATTACCCAGGTAATGGGTGCAGGAAAACAAATGGGATGGAAAGAATTTTACAGAGGTACGGAGGTATCCTTAAATGTTCTTCCAAAAGTAAAGCTTGAATTGGTGGCAGCAGATGAAAAGGTTGAGCTGATAGCTGAAACTATAATTCAGTACTCCCAGACCGGGGAGGTAGGAGACGGTAAAATATTCATATTTGATCTTGCGGACTGTATACGCATCAGAACAAGAGAAAGAGGAGAGAAAGCACTGTAA
- the speB gene encoding agmatinase — MINKNTLPTNFLGCESGFEDSDIVIFGAPYDGTTTFRPGTRFAPAAMRTDSIGLETYSPYFDADISDYKIHDYGDLDLPFGSPNKALKMISETSKLIFEKGKKPLMIGGEHLVSLPSIEQAAKLYPDLRIIHFDAHTDLREEYIGEPLSHSTVIRRAWDILGDNRIYQFGIRSGTREEFYWAKDGHTNLCLHNFDTLANAVSQIDTAPVYLTIDLDVLDPSIFSGTGTPEAGGVTFLELINALKAVSSLNIIGADIVELSPHYDHSGASTAVACKVLREVILTMQNF; from the coding sequence ATGATAAATAAGAATACCCTGCCAACAAATTTCCTTGGATGTGAAAGTGGCTTTGAGGACTCCGATATTGTAATTTTTGGGGCTCCATACGATGGTACAACTACATTCAGACCCGGCACAAGATTTGCCCCTGCTGCCATGAGAACTGATTCTATTGGCCTTGAAACTTACAGCCCCTACTTTGATGCAGATATTTCCGATTATAAAATTCATGACTACGGCGATCTTGATCTGCCCTTCGGTTCACCAAACAAGGCATTGAAAATGATATCAGAAACTTCCAAATTAATTTTTGAAAAAGGTAAAAAGCCTCTTATGATTGGCGGAGAACATCTTGTATCACTGCCTTCAATTGAACAGGCTGCAAAATTATACCCTGATCTCAGAATTATTCATTTTGATGCTCATACTGATTTAAGAGAAGAATACATCGGTGAACCTTTATCACACTCCACCGTTATAAGAAGGGCATGGGATATCCTGGGGGACAATCGCATTTATCAGTTTGGTATAAGAAGCGGAACAAGAGAGGAATTTTATTGGGCCAAGGATGGTCACACCAACCTTTGTCTTCATAATTTTGATACACTTGCAAATGCTGTATCTCAAATAGACACTGCGCCGGTTTATCTTACAATAGATTTGGATGTTCTGGATCCGTCAATTTTTTCAGGGACAGGTACTCCAGAAGCCGGAGGAGTTACATTCCTCGAATTGATAAATGCACTTAAAGCGGTATCCTCGTTGAATATAATAGGTGCCGATATAGTGGAACTGTCACCCCACTATGATCACAGCGGTGCTTCTACTGCTGTTGCATGCAAGGTTTTAAGAGAAGTAATCCTTACAATGCAGAATTTCTAA
- a CDS encoding hydrolase yields MFVPEIEGNLRKHMVKIPEIINQVSGINIFGKNIKSLLFSTDVAIIKNCNAHAVIAVYPFTPQPVITHAIITASDIPVFCGVGGGTTTGKRVINIAMDAEFQGAIGVVVNAPTPNEIIRQLNMKIDIPIVITVASGKTDIQSRLDAGASILNVSCAGKTPSVVKEIRRRFPEVPIIATGGPTVESIRETIEAGANTITYTPPTSAELFKNLMNKYREEL; encoded by the coding sequence ATGTTCGTACCCGAAATTGAAGGAAACTTGCGAAAGCACATGGTGAAGATACCTGAAATTATAAATCAGGTCAGTGGAATAAATATTTTTGGGAAAAATATTAAGTCCCTTCTTTTTTCTACTGATGTAGCTATAATAAAGAATTGCAATGCTCATGCAGTTATTGCAGTTTACCCTTTTACACCGCAGCCGGTAATTACCCATGCCATAATAACTGCATCAGATATCCCTGTATTTTGCGGAGTAGGGGGCGGCACTACAACCGGTAAAAGAGTTATAAATATTGCAATGGATGCTGAATTTCAGGGGGCCATAGGAGTTGTTGTTAATGCTCCCACCCCAAATGAAATTATCAGACAGTTAAATATGAAAATAGATATCCCAATTGTGATTACCGTCGCTTCAGGTAAAACAGATATACAAAGCAGACTGGATGCGGGGGCATCAATCCTCAATGTATCATGCGCAGGGAAAACACCATCAGTTGTAAAGGAAATTCGCAGGAGATTCCCTGAGGTGCCTATCATTGCAACCGGAGGGCCAACTGTAGAAAGTATAAGAGAAACAATAGAAGCAGGAGCAAACACGATTACCTACACACCACCTACAAGCGCAGAGCTGTTTAAGAATCTTATGAATAAATACAGAGAAGAATTATAG
- a CDS encoding class I SAM-dependent methyltransferase: protein MLLADEWKEYELIETGDGEKLERWGNVILRRPDPQIIWPIKDKKMWDKADGHYHRSQSGGGQWEFKKRIPKRWTVSFNELKFYIEPTGFKHTGLFPEQAVNWKWMINSIQKANRPIRVLNLFAYTGGATVATAYAGAEVCHVDAAKGMVSWAKENLELSGLADRPVRFITDDCMKFVQREIRRGKKYDGIIMDPPSYGRGPGGEIWKIEDSLYGFVEQCMGLLSDKPLFFLINSYTTGFSPTVLSNILKQTIGRRFKGTHSSGEVGIPVSNSGLVLPCGIYGRWENR from the coding sequence ATGTTACTGGCAGACGAATGGAAAGAATATGAATTAATAGAGACAGGAGACGGTGAAAAGCTTGAACGGTGGGGAAATGTCATACTTAGAAGGCCGGACCCGCAGATAATCTGGCCTATAAAGGATAAAAAGATGTGGGACAAGGCTGATGGACATTACCATAGAAGCCAAAGCGGTGGAGGACAATGGGAATTTAAAAAAAGGATACCAAAACGCTGGACAGTATCCTTTAATGAATTGAAGTTTTATATAGAACCTACAGGTTTCAAACATACAGGTCTGTTTCCTGAACAGGCCGTTAACTGGAAGTGGATGATAAATAGTATTCAGAAGGCAAACAGACCTATCAGGGTTCTTAATCTTTTTGCCTATACAGGCGGAGCGACTGTTGCAACAGCCTATGCAGGAGCTGAGGTATGCCACGTAGATGCAGCAAAGGGAATGGTAAGTTGGGCAAAGGAAAATCTTGAACTTTCAGGTTTGGCAGACAGGCCTGTTAGATTTATAACCGACGATTGTATGAAATTTGTACAACGTGAAATAAGGAGAGGCAAAAAATATGACGGAATCATAATGGACCCGCCTTCTTATGGCAGAGGACCCGGGGGAGAAATATGGAAGATAGAAGATTCTCTGTATGGCTTTGTGGAGCAATGTATGGGCCTTTTATCGGACAAGCCGTTATTTTTCCTGATAAACTCATATACCACAGGTTTCTCACCCACAGTACTCAGCAACATTTTAAAGCAGACAATCGGCAGACGATTTAAAGGGACACACAGCAGCGGCGAGGTTGGGATACCTGTAAGCAATTCTGGTCTGGTGCTTCCATGTGGCATATATGGAAGGTGGGAGAATAGATGA
- a CDS encoding RNA pseudouridine synthase gives MIPRIIYEDNHLLVVEKPVNIPVQADNTKDIDMLTLLKQYLKEKYNKPGDVYLGLVHRLDRPVGGVMVFAKTSKSASRLSEQVRTRTFKKVYLAVVRGVPKEQKAKLRNFLLKDSSENMVHVVGEGTRDAKEAVLEYEVLKSTGELSLIKVKLHTGRPHQIRVQLSHSGYPLYGDQRYGVAVNKPGQQIALWASSLTLEHPTKKEGMTFSCETPDTEPWIRFR, from the coding sequence ATGATTCCCAGGATCATATATGAGGACAATCATCTTCTGGTAGTTGAAAAGCCAGTAAATATACCTGTTCAGGCCGATAATACAAAGGATATTGATATGCTTACGCTTTTAAAACAATATCTCAAGGAAAAATACAATAAGCCCGGAGACGTTTATCTTGGTCTGGTACATAGACTAGACAGGCCTGTAGGAGGTGTAATGGTATTTGCCAAAACATCAAAATCTGCGTCGAGGTTATCTGAACAAGTCAGAACAAGAACCTTTAAAAAAGTTTATTTGGCAGTAGTCAGAGGTGTCCCAAAAGAGCAGAAAGCCAAACTAAGGAACTTTCTGTTGAAAGACAGCTCGGAGAATATGGTTCATGTTGTAGGGGAAGGTACAAGGGATGCCAAGGAAGCAGTACTGGAATATGAAGTGCTTAAATCTACTGGAGAGCTAAGCCTAATAAAGGTAAAACTTCATACGGGAAGGCCTCACCAGATAAGGGTTCAGCTTTCTCATTCAGGATATCCTCTGTATGGGGATCAACGATATGGGGTTGCTGTAAATAAGCCCGGACAACAAATAGCACTTTGGGCATCTTCATTAACATTGGAGCATCCCACCAAAAAGGAAGGAATGACATTTAGCTGTGAAACACCTGATACTGAACCATGGATTCGGTTTAGATAA
- the gdhA gene encoding NADP-specific glutamate dehydrogenase: protein MKILQRVMDQVIKRNPGEPEFHQAVKEVLDSLEVVAERHPEWVEAGIFDRIVEPERQIIFRVPWVDDNGKVHVNRGFRIQFNSAIGPYKGGLRLHPSVNVSILKFLGFEQIFKNSLTSLPIGGGKGGSDFDPKGKSDLEVMRFCQSFMTELSKHIGADTDVPAGDIGTGAREIGYMYGQYKRLRNEFTGVLTGKGLTWGGSLARTEATGYGLCYFMDEALKAKGKSFKGSTVVVSGSGNVAIYATEKVHELGGKVVALSDSNGYIYDPDGIKLDTVKQLKEVERKRISEYVKIHKNATYTEGCSGIWSIKCDIALPSATQNEIDEASAKLLVANGCYAVGEGANMPSTPEAVEVYLNNKIIYGPAKAANAGGVATSALEMCQNSARYSWTFEEVDAKLKDIMVNIYKNASAAAKEYGMEDNLVAGANIAGFLKVANAMYAQGVAY, encoded by the coding sequence ATGAAAATATTACAAAGAGTAATGGATCAGGTTATTAAAAGAAATCCTGGCGAACCAGAATTTCATCAGGCAGTAAAAGAAGTTCTCGATTCTCTTGAGGTAGTTGCCGAGAGACATCCTGAATGGGTCGAAGCAGGTATATTCGACAGAATAGTAGAACCAGAAAGACAAATCATTTTCAGAGTACCTTGGGTTGATGACAATGGTAAGGTACATGTAAATCGTGGTTTCAGAATTCAATTCAACAGTGCAATTGGTCCTTATAAGGGTGGTTTAAGACTTCATCCTTCCGTTAATGTAAGTATCCTCAAATTCCTTGGTTTCGAACAAATATTCAAAAATTCATTAACAAGCCTTCCAATCGGTGGTGGTAAGGGTGGTAGTGATTTCGATCCTAAAGGAAAATCCGATCTTGAAGTTATGAGATTCTGCCAGAGCTTTATGACAGAATTATCAAAGCATATCGGTGCTGATACTGACGTTCCTGCAGGTGATATCGGAACAGGCGCAAGAGAAATCGGTTATATGTACGGACAATACAAGAGATTGAGAAATGAATTTACAGGTGTTCTCACAGGTAAAGGATTAACTTGGGGCGGAAGCCTTGCTCGTACTGAAGCTACAGGTTACGGCCTCTGCTACTTTATGGATGAAGCATTAAAAGCTAAGGGTAAATCATTCAAGGGTTCTACAGTAGTTGTTTCCGGTTCAGGTAACGTTGCAATATACGCTACTGAAAAAGTACATGAATTAGGTGGAAAAGTTGTTGCATTAAGTGATTCAAACGGATACATCTATGATCCAGATGGAATTAAGCTTGACACTGTTAAGCAGCTTAAAGAAGTTGAAAGAAAGCGTATCAGTGAGTATGTTAAGATTCACAAGAACGCAACTTATACTGAAGGTTGTTCAGGTATCTGGAGCATTAAGTGTGATATCGCTCTTCCTTCAGCTACTCAGAACGAAATAGATGAAGCTTCAGCTAAATTATTGGTAGCAAACGGCTGCTACGCAGTTGGCGAAGGTGCAAACATGCCTTCAACTCCTGAAGCTGTTGAAGTTTACCTCAACAATAAGATTATTTATGGACCTGCTAAAGCTGCAAATGCAGGTGGAGTTGCAACTTCTGCTCTCGAAATGTGTCAGAACAGCGCTCGTTACTCATGGACTTTTGAAGAAGTTGATGCGAAACTCAAAGATATTATGGTTAATATCTACAAGAACGCAAGTGCTGCTGCAAAAGAGTATGGAATGGAAGACAATCTTGTTGCCGGTGCTAACATTGCAGGCTTCCTAAAGGTTGCTAATGCTATGTACGCTCAAGGTGTTGCATACTAA